Proteins encoded together in one Labilibaculum sp. DW002 window:
- a CDS encoding Gfo/Idh/MocA family protein encodes MAQNRRSFLGNLALGAGVLAAAPLAACSGEKDVSKLSHIKESAGKNPKMNFNMCGYAAPKLDTVRVGFVGIGDRGSGAVKRMTYIEGVEITALCDIRQAAVDGGQKILSDAGLPKAKEFVGGDLGFKELCESGLVDLVYIATPWEWHVPVAIAAMEADSHAAVEVSTAKTMDECWQMVETSERTKKHCVILENCCYDFFEMLTLNMSRQGVFGDLVHGEGAYIHDLDYWHFNKPKDDKMTDGAYTKMWRMHENKRKANVYPTHGLGPICQAMNINRGDKMDYLTSMMSDDFTLKHRIAEKAKEDPFFEQFVGWEMRGNMDLQMIRTNKGRTIMIQHDISSPRPYSRIHMLSGTKCFAQKWPKQHIAFGHNLVDDAKMKELEDKYTPEMIRRVGEMAKQVGGHGGMDFVMDWRLIDCLRNGLPMDMDVYDAASWSCITPLSEWSIANKSNSIEIPDFTRGAWKTNAPVDLTMKGAGTTEVRNLIKANSKGQLNVH; translated from the coding sequence ATGGCACAAAACAGGAGGTCATTTCTTGGGAACTTGGCATTAGGAGCGGGAGTTCTAGCAGCTGCACCTTTAGCTGCATGCAGTGGAGAAAAGGATGTAAGCAAATTATCACATATTAAGGAATCAGCAGGAAAGAATCCTAAAATGAATTTTAATATGTGTGGTTACGCTGCACCTAAATTGGATACAGTTCGTGTAGGATTCGTAGGAATTGGTGATCGTGGTTCAGGAGCAGTAAAAAGAATGACTTATATCGAAGGTGTCGAAATAACAGCTCTTTGTGATATTAGGCAAGCTGCTGTTGATGGTGGGCAAAAAATTCTATCAGATGCAGGTTTACCAAAAGCCAAAGAATTTGTTGGAGGTGATTTAGGATTCAAGGAATTGTGTGAAAGTGGTTTGGTTGATCTTGTTTATATAGCTACACCATGGGAATGGCACGTGCCTGTGGCTATCGCTGCAATGGAAGCTGACAGTCATGCGGCTGTTGAAGTTTCTACTGCTAAAACAATGGACGAATGCTGGCAAATGGTTGAAACATCAGAGCGTACCAAAAAGCATTGTGTTATTTTAGAAAATTGTTGCTATGATTTCTTTGAAATGTTGACTTTAAATATGTCTCGTCAAGGTGTGTTTGGAGATTTAGTACATGGTGAAGGAGCTTACATTCACGATTTGGATTATTGGCATTTCAATAAGCCAAAAGACGATAAAATGACAGATGGCGCTTACACCAAAATGTGGAGGATGCATGAAAACAAGCGCAAGGCAAATGTATATCCGACTCATGGATTGGGACCAATTTGTCAAGCTATGAATATCAATCGTGGAGATAAGATGGATTATTTGACGTCTATGATGTCTGATGATTTTACCTTGAAACATCGAATTGCTGAAAAAGCGAAAGAGGATCCATTTTTCGAGCAGTTTGTTGGATGGGAAATGCGCGGGAACATGGATTTACAAATGATTCGTACCAATAAAGGTCGTACCATCATGATTCAGCATGACATTAGCTCACCGCGTCCTTATTCTCGTATTCACATGTTGAGTGGAACCAAATGTTTTGCTCAAAAATGGCCTAAGCAACACATTGCTTTCGGACATAATTTGGTTGACGATGCAAAGATGAAAGAATTGGAAGATAAATATACGCCTGAAATGATCCGAAGAGTAGGTGAAATGGCCAAACAAGTTGGTGGTCATGGTGGCATGGATTTTGTCATGGATTGGCGATTAATTGATTGCTTGCGAAATGGCTTACCAATGGATATGGATGTTTACGATGCAGCATCTTGGAGCTGTATAACTCCATTAAGTGAATGGTCTATTGCAAACAAATCAAATTCTATTGAAATTCCTGATTTTACAAGAGGTGCATGGAAAACGAACGCGCCAGTTGATTTAACAATGAAGGGTGCAGGAACTACAGAAGTTCGAAACCTGATAAAAGCAAACTCTAAAGGACAATTAAACGTTCATTAA
- a CDS encoding DUF3472 domain-containing protein — translation MRALSKIGKITSVVFFLLALIIAPSCSSDEADLVDEKDEVDDPVIPVTDPLTALVVSVPCEGNSWVVSNPTATEKLVVVGGIKNWTNSDDKIRTFFYAKETGAIEVGILARFVGATTLKITLGSETKQVDFEASDSKEKHYAGSFTIDKIGYQFVELEGISKEGNSFGDVSDILLGTSSWDTDISFVDKEWFYWGRRGPSVHLNFEEPANKNITWFYNELTVPVGKDPIGSYYMANGFSSGYFGMQVNSETERRILFSVWSAYDTQDPNQIPDEYTVEPLGYGSGVTVGEFGGEGSGAQSYWVYDWKPGTTYKFLLKGESKADNSIDYTAYFYAPEVGDWKLIASFRRPFPTGQHLSRLHSFLENFNTSMGDEVRQVNYTNQWIYDTQGSWTEMTKATFTTDATGNDGARLDYDGGKEGDHFYLRNCGFFSDNETPNTSFSRTAKGITPDVDFSKLEVPSINSSTQTLMDRTSWSIVDYSSQEDQGGEGDTGRAIDVLDGDKDTYWHSCWSGSCTATAPHNITIDMGQVNTVDGFSFTQRQNLSRTVKKIEIQVSDDNTSWESLGDYVLEKITKHQYIHLSGTKAFRYFKFIAKESHDGTNNAAMAEIATYILE, via the coding sequence ATGAGAGCTTTAAGTAAAATTGGAAAAATAACAAGTGTTGTTTTTTTTCTCTTGGCGTTGATAATAGCTCCATCTTGTTCATCTGATGAAGCCGATTTAGTTGATGAAAAAGATGAGGTAGATGATCCAGTTATTCCTGTAACAGATCCACTTACTGCTTTGGTTGTATCAGTTCCATGTGAAGGAAACAGTTGGGTTGTTTCCAATCCAACGGCTACAGAAAAATTAGTTGTAGTAGGCGGAATTAAAAACTGGACCAATTCAGATGATAAAATACGCACCTTTTTTTATGCAAAAGAAACGGGAGCAATTGAAGTAGGTATTCTTGCAAGATTTGTTGGTGCTACTACGCTAAAAATAACACTTGGTAGTGAAACAAAACAGGTTGATTTTGAGGCATCAGATAGTAAGGAAAAACACTATGCAGGATCTTTTACGATTGATAAAATAGGTTATCAGTTTGTAGAGTTAGAGGGAATAAGCAAGGAAGGTAATTCTTTTGGGGATGTTTCGGATATTTTATTAGGAACTTCATCATGGGATACTGATATAAGTTTCGTGGATAAAGAATGGTTCTATTGGGGACGAAGAGGGCCTTCTGTGCATTTAAATTTCGAAGAACCTGCCAATAAAAATATAACATGGTTTTATAACGAATTAACGGTACCCGTAGGAAAAGATCCAATAGGATCCTATTATATGGCAAATGGATTTTCATCTGGTTATTTTGGAATGCAAGTTAATTCGGAAACAGAAAGACGTATTCTATTCTCGGTTTGGAGCGCATACGATACACAAGACCCAAATCAAATTCCAGATGAGTACACGGTTGAGCCTCTTGGTTATGGCAGTGGTGTGACTGTTGGAGAATTTGGAGGTGAAGGATCAGGAGCTCAAAGTTATTGGGTTTATGATTGGAAGCCAGGAACGACCTATAAATTTTTACTTAAGGGAGAATCTAAAGCAGATAATTCTATCGATTATACTGCTTATTTCTATGCACCAGAGGTTGGAGATTGGAAATTGATTGCCAGTTTTAGAAGACCATTCCCGACGGGACAACATCTAAGTAGATTGCATTCTTTCTTAGAGAATTTTAATACCTCAATGGGGGATGAAGTCAGACAGGTAAATTATACGAACCAATGGATTTATGATACTCAGGGAAGTTGGACAGAGATGACCAAAGCAACTTTTACAACAGATGCCACAGGAAATGATGGCGCACGATTGGATTATGATGGTGGAAAAGAAGGGGACCATTTTTATCTTAGAAATTGTGGGTTTTTCAGCGATAATGAGACTCCCAATACTTCATTTTCAAGAACAGCTAAAGGGATAACTCCTGATGTTGATTTTTCAAAATTGGAAGTCCCTTCAATCAACAGTTCAACACAAACTTTGATGGATAGGACAAGTTGGTCGATTGTTGATTATAGTAGTCAGGAAGATCAAGGTGGCGAGGGAGATACAGGTCGTGCTATAGATGTGCTTGATGGTGACAAGGATACTTATTGGCACTCATGCTGGTCTGGTTCCTGCACGGCAACGGCTCCGCATAATATCACCATTGATATGGGACAAGTGAATACTGTTGATGGTTTTAGTTTTACACAAAGACAGAATCTATCCAGAACAGTTAAGAAAATAGAAATTCAAGTGAGTGATGATAATACAAGTTGGGAGAGTTTGGGAGATTATGTTCTTGAAAAAATAACCAAACATCAATATATTCATTTGAGTGGAACAAAAGCATTTCGCTATTTCAAGTTTATAGCAAAAGAGTCTCATGATGGAACAAATAATGCAGCCATGGCGGAAATAGCAACCTATATTTTAGAATAA
- a CDS encoding glycoside hydrolase family 2 TIM barrel-domain containing protein has protein sequence MKNKYISTFFLVSLLFGFVAQAQDSNLEVLDWENPKMFNQNKEAAHATLMPYKTVDAALSKKRNESVFYRSLNGLWKFNWVRKPADRPVDFYKPEFDVKAWDEILVPSNWEVEGYGVPIYTNHQYEFAHYKAPVSDEIEFVDEIYPKNPGQVPHDYNPVGSYRRDFTIPENWDGRQVFIQFGAVKSAMYLWINGQKVGYSQGSKTLAEWDITKYLQKGSNTLAVEVYRWSDGSYLECQDFWRISGIERDVFLYSTPKVRVEDFFVKADLDSDYKNGLLTLDVDLKNHVNGLKSGNYQVEYRLFDENRKMIASEVKEAKINKKSLLNLSFSKEIQNPKKWTAETPNLYSMVILLKDKKGLEKEIVSTKVGFRKIEIKDAVFYINGVAVLIKGVNRHEHDQFKGHVVSEEAMIKEISLMKQFNINAVRTSHYPNDERFYELCNEYGLYVTNEANIESHGMYYGEHSLAKNLVWKEAHLDRNIRMVERDKNHPCVIVWSMGNEAGDGENFSAVYKWIKHRDPSRPIHYERAIMGENTDVYCPQYPGAKYLKKYASKKQSLPMIISEYSHAMGNSTGNLVDLWNVIYDEKNTQLQGGYIWDWIDQVLVKKDENGNSFWAYGGDYGPKGTPSDDNFLVNGIISADYTPQPAMWEVKYAYQYVRILTEDLDDRTFKVTNFHDFIDLSKYEIRWVLSANGVKVKDGKLEDFNLAPHNSKTITLPVKTFKAEAGVEYFIDFSVVLKEEKPFRKKGFEVAHEQFQLMESKVEKTDELLSTALEFSENEEEIEVLGENFKINFDKSNGEILSYRINGMELFQKGFSVNFWRPCNDNDKGSNMIKRLGVWRDVSQSLKLDDFKISQTRENQIELIATYDLAAVKSIQTVKYTIDGDGTIQLVSSFVKGGQDLPDMPRFGMRCELPVNFENLEYFGRGPHENYCDRNNGTFVGKYDSKVKDQYFNYVRPQENGYKTDVRWFELRNENGFGIRITGQSKLGFSALHNPIEDFDQVTHTDFRHTNDIVKKNGIFVTLDLKQMGVAGDNSWGATPYKEYSVPAANYQFGFTIKPVF, from the coding sequence ATGAAAAATAAATATATCAGTACCTTTTTTCTTGTAAGTCTTTTATTTGGTTTTGTTGCGCAAGCACAGGATTCAAATTTAGAAGTGTTGGATTGGGAAAACCCTAAAATGTTCAATCAAAATAAGGAAGCGGCACATGCAACCTTAATGCCATATAAAACAGTAGATGCAGCACTTTCGAAAAAAAGGAATGAGTCAGTTTTTTATAGAAGTTTAAATGGCCTTTGGAAGTTTAATTGGGTGAGAAAGCCCGCCGATCGTCCTGTTGATTTTTACAAACCAGAATTTGATGTAAAAGCATGGGATGAAATACTTGTTCCCTCAAATTGGGAAGTAGAAGGATATGGAGTGCCAATTTATACAAATCATCAGTATGAGTTTGCTCATTATAAAGCACCTGTTTCGGATGAAATTGAGTTTGTAGATGAGATTTACCCTAAGAACCCTGGGCAAGTTCCTCATGATTACAATCCTGTAGGATCCTATAGACGTGACTTTACAATTCCAGAGAATTGGGATGGGCGACAAGTTTTTATTCAATTTGGAGCTGTTAAATCTGCAATGTACCTCTGGATTAATGGACAAAAAGTGGGCTATAGTCAAGGAAGTAAAACTTTGGCAGAATGGGATATTACAAAATACCTGCAGAAGGGTAGCAATACGCTTGCAGTTGAAGTGTACAGATGGAGTGATGGATCTTATTTAGAGTGTCAGGACTTTTGGAGAATTAGTGGTATTGAGCGGGATGTGTTTTTGTATTCTACGCCTAAAGTACGAGTTGAGGATTTTTTCGTGAAAGCAGATCTGGATAGTGATTATAAAAATGGTTTGCTGACTCTGGATGTTGATTTAAAGAATCATGTTAATGGATTAAAATCAGGAAATTATCAGGTAGAATATCGCTTGTTTGATGAAAATAGAAAAATGATTGCTTCTGAAGTTAAAGAGGCTAAAATCAATAAGAAATCACTATTGAATCTATCTTTTTCTAAAGAGATTCAAAATCCTAAAAAGTGGACAGCAGAAACACCAAATCTGTATTCAATGGTAATTTTATTAAAAGATAAAAAAGGCCTCGAAAAAGAGATTGTTTCAACTAAAGTAGGATTCCGTAAAATAGAAATTAAGGATGCTGTTTTTTATATCAATGGAGTTGCCGTTTTAATTAAAGGTGTTAATCGTCATGAACATGATCAATTTAAAGGACATGTGGTGAGTGAAGAGGCCATGATTAAGGAAATTAGCCTGATGAAGCAATTCAATATTAATGCTGTAAGAACTTCTCATTACCCTAACGATGAACGATTTTATGAGTTGTGCAATGAATATGGTTTATACGTTACAAATGAGGCTAATATCGAATCTCATGGGATGTATTATGGAGAGCATTCTTTAGCAAAAAATCTTGTTTGGAAAGAGGCACATTTAGATCGTAATATTCGTATGGTAGAGCGTGATAAGAATCATCCATGTGTAATTGTTTGGTCTATGGGAAATGAAGCAGGTGATGGAGAGAATTTTTCAGCTGTTTATAAATGGATTAAACACAGAGATCCATCTCGTCCGATTCATTATGAGCGTGCAATTATGGGTGAAAACACCGATGTTTATTGTCCTCAGTATCCTGGAGCTAAATATTTAAAGAAGTATGCTTCTAAAAAGCAAAGTTTACCAATGATTATTAGTGAGTATTCTCACGCAATGGGCAATAGTACTGGTAATTTGGTTGATTTATGGAATGTAATTTATGATGAAAAGAACACCCAGCTCCAAGGGGGTTATATCTGGGATTGGATTGATCAAGTTTTGGTGAAAAAGGATGAAAATGGTAATTCTTTCTGGGCATACGGTGGTGATTATGGACCCAAAGGAACTCCATCCGATGATAATTTTCTTGTAAATGGAATTATTTCTGCAGATTATACGCCACAACCAGCCATGTGGGAAGTGAAATACGCTTATCAGTACGTTCGAATTTTAACCGAAGATCTTGATGATAGAACATTTAAAGTGACTAATTTTCATGACTTTATCGATTTGAGTAAGTATGAAATCAGGTGGGTTTTATCTGCGAATGGAGTGAAGGTAAAAGATGGGAAACTTGAAGATTTTAATTTAGCTCCGCACAATAGTAAAACAATAACGCTTCCAGTTAAAACTTTTAAAGCAGAAGCAGGAGTGGAGTATTTTATCGATTTTTCCGTTGTGTTAAAGGAAGAAAAACCCTTTAGGAAAAAAGGATTTGAGGTCGCACATGAGCAATTCCAGTTAATGGAATCAAAGGTGGAGAAAACAGATGAGCTTTTAAGCACCGCATTGGAATTTTCTGAGAATGAAGAAGAAATTGAAGTGCTGGGTGAAAATTTCAAGATCAATTTCGATAAATCCAATGGTGAAATTTTGTCCTACCGGATCAATGGTATGGAATTGTTTCAGAAAGGGTTTAGCGTAAATTTCTGGCGTCCTTGTAATGATAACGATAAGGGGAGCAACATGATTAAACGCTTGGGTGTTTGGAGAGATGTTTCTCAATCATTAAAATTGGATGACTTTAAAATTTCTCAAACTAGAGAGAATCAGATTGAGTTAATTGCTACTTATGATTTAGCTGCTGTTAAATCAATACAAACAGTTAAGTATACCATTGATGGAGATGGTACAATTCAACTTGTAAGTTCCTTTGTGAAAGGCGGGCAAGATTTACCAGATATGCCACGCTTTGGAATGAGATGTGAACTGCCTGTAAACTTCGAAAACCTAGAATATTTTGGACGAGGTCCTCACGAAAATTATTGTGATCGCAACAATGGGACATTTGTAGGGAAATACGATAGTAAGGTGAAAGATCAGTATTTCAATTACGTTCGACCACAAGAGAATGGATACAAAACTGATGTGAGATGGTTTGAACTAAGGAATGAAAATGGTTTTGGTATTCGTATAACAGGCCAGTCAAAACTTGGATTCTCAGCTCTTCACAATCCAATTGAAGATTTTGATCAGGTAACACATACTGATTTTAGACATACCAATGATATTGTGAAAAAGAATGGGATTTTTGTGACTCTGGATCTTAAACAAATGGGGGTCGCAGGAGATAATTCATGGGGAGCAACACCTTATAAAGAATATTCTGTACCTGCAGCAAATTATCAATTTGGTTTTACCATAAAACCGGTATTCTAA
- the galE gene encoding UDP-glucose 4-epimerase GalE — MSKQILVTGGTGFIGSHTVVELQNNGYDVVIVDNLSNSKIEVLDQIKEITGILPKFEQFDLTDSQKVNAFFQKYSNLEAIIHFAASKAVGESVEKPLMYYNNNLNTLMNIMSCMIEYKVPNLVFSSSCTVYGQPDKLPVTEQTPRKEAESPYGNTKSICEDIIRDTLNAYPELKGIALRYFNPIGAHATAKIGELPLGVPNNLIPFLTQTVAGIRPELSVFGDDYNTPDGSAIRDYIHVVDLAKAHVVAIERLLNDKNKANCEYFNVGTGNGVSVLEIIESFQRATGEKVPHKIVARRAGDIEQIYADTTFANEELGWKAESTLDETLLSAWKWQENIGGM, encoded by the coding sequence ATGAGTAAACAAATTCTTGTTACCGGTGGTACTGGTTTTATTGGATCGCATACAGTTGTTGAATTACAAAACAATGGTTACGATGTGGTTATTGTAGATAATCTTTCAAATTCGAAGATTGAAGTCCTTGACCAGATTAAAGAAATTACTGGTATACTTCCGAAGTTTGAGCAGTTTGACTTAACTGATTCTCAAAAAGTGAATGCTTTCTTTCAGAAATATTCAAACTTAGAAGCTATTATTCATTTTGCTGCATCGAAAGCTGTTGGTGAATCAGTAGAAAAACCATTAATGTATTACAACAATAATCTTAATACATTAATGAATATCATGTCGTGCATGATAGAGTATAAGGTTCCTAATTTGGTATTCTCATCATCTTGTACCGTTTATGGTCAGCCGGATAAATTGCCTGTAACAGAGCAAACGCCTCGTAAAGAAGCGGAATCGCCATACGGAAATACCAAGAGTATCTGTGAAGATATTATTCGCGATACCCTGAATGCTTACCCTGAATTAAAGGGAATTGCCTTAAGATATTTCAATCCAATTGGAGCACACGCAACAGCTAAAATAGGTGAATTGCCATTGGGTGTTCCGAATAACCTAATACCTTTCCTAACGCAAACAGTAGCAGGAATTCGCCCGGAGTTAAGTGTATTTGGAGACGATTATAATACGCCTGATGGATCTGCTATTCGTGATTACATTCACGTCGTTGATTTGGCTAAAGCTCATGTTGTAGCAATCGAGCGTTTGTTAAATGATAAGAATAAAGCAAACTGTGAATATTTCAATGTAGGAACAGGTAATGGTGTTTCTGTTTTAGAAATCATCGAATCATTCCAAAGAGCAACAGGAGAGAAAGTTCCTCATAAAATCGTTGCTCGCCGCGCAGGTGATATTGAGCAAATTTATGCAGACACAACTTTCGCTAATGAAGAGTTAGGTTGGAAAGCAGAAAGTACTTTAGATGAAACTTTACTTTCTGCCTGGAAATGGCAAGAAAATATTGGTGGCATGTAA
- a CDS encoding DUF3472 domain-containing protein, whose translation MRITRNSILYSLLMLCFLSACSTSTKKEASKTIDKLEIEVPLCGNAWLVNDISLNKEMISDSGLTNWSKKSNLIRTYVRVNGAGKLSLGIKAKITHGLSKVNVKIGNTNKEVTIKDTISTLIPVGEFDIVESGYVQIDLQGISKTDEFFGEVSHLVIGGEATSEGTDFVKDDFYWGRRGPSVHLGYQVPENTGDVEWFYNEITVPKGEDIIGSYFMANGFGEGYFGIQVNSESERRILFSVWSSYVTDDPNTIPEDEKIILLKKGENVTTGEFGNEGSGGQSYKVFNWKSDQTYRFLLKGRPSVNNSTDYTAYFFTPEKGEWELIASFRRPKTSTYLTRPHSFLENFITEMGPVSRKANYSNQWVLNTEKEWIELHEAKFTADATARKDARLDYAGGVEDGTFYLKNCGFFNERVPFDTYHTREKTGEEPIIDFDSLP comes from the coding sequence ATGAGAATAACTAGAAATTCAATATTGTACTCTCTTTTGATGCTTTGTTTTTTATCCGCTTGTTCGACAAGTACAAAAAAGGAAGCCTCAAAGACAATCGATAAATTAGAAATAGAAGTACCTCTTTGTGGGAATGCTTGGCTTGTTAATGACATTTCTTTGAACAAGGAAATGATTTCAGACTCTGGACTTACCAATTGGTCTAAAAAGTCGAATTTAATTCGAACTTATGTCAGAGTAAATGGTGCTGGAAAGTTAAGTCTAGGGATAAAGGCCAAAATTACTCACGGTTTATCAAAAGTGAATGTGAAAATTGGCAATACAAATAAAGAAGTAACAATAAAGGATACGATATCAACACTAATTCCTGTTGGCGAATTTGATATTGTTGAAAGTGGATATGTGCAGATTGATTTGCAAGGGATTTCTAAAACAGATGAATTTTTTGGAGAAGTATCTCATCTTGTAATAGGTGGAGAAGCAACATCAGAAGGTACTGATTTTGTAAAAGATGATTTTTATTGGGGTAGACGTGGACCATCTGTTCATTTGGGATATCAGGTTCCTGAAAATACAGGGGATGTTGAATGGTTTTACAATGAAATTACTGTGCCTAAAGGAGAAGACATTATAGGTTCTTATTTTATGGCGAATGGATTTGGAGAAGGCTACTTTGGTATTCAGGTGAATTCGGAAAGTGAGAGAAGGATTTTATTCTCTGTTTGGAGTTCATACGTAACCGATGATCCAAATACTATTCCAGAAGATGAAAAGATTATTTTATTGAAAAAAGGTGAAAATGTAACCACTGGAGAGTTTGGGAATGAAGGATCTGGAGGCCAGAGCTATAAAGTGTTTAATTGGAAATCGGATCAGACTTATCGATTTTTATTAAAAGGTCGTCCTTCGGTTAATAATTCTACGGATTATACAGCTTATTTCTTTACTCCTGAAAAAGGGGAATGGGAATTAATCGCTAGCTTTAGAAGACCGAAGACATCGACATATCTTACTCGACCTCATTCATTTCTGGAGAATTTCATAACCGAAATGGGGCCAGTTAGTCGTAAAGCTAACTATTCAAATCAATGGGTTTTGAATACAGAAAAAGAATGGATTGAATTACACGAGGCTAAGTTTACTGCTGATGCAACAGCACGAAAAGATGCTCGTTTGGATTATGCTGGAGGAGTAGAAGATGGAACGTTTTATTTGAAAAACTGTGGTTTCTTTAACGAAAGGGTTCCTTTTGATACATATCATACAAGAGAAAAAACTGGAGAGGAACCAATAATTGATTTTGATAGCTTACCGTAA
- a CDS encoding discoidin domain-containing protein encodes MKSFYLIISVYCFLLLLVLFTGCSKDDTPEIEDPKPEEEESFKYTSEKEYNLNVVYFIPTDVEERKESHRRLSEILLHGQEFYKNNMQGYGFGNKTFNMLVDQSKDRVKIIYLNGKYPTLNYPYEGGGAKVIEEVDAYFAANAGEKNSEHTLILTPVVDHDNPDVPFYGWGRYCFALDYTEMDVKYFGKNSKRGNDATKYIGGLLHELGHGLNLPHNKEKLSETVIKSKGTALMGSGNYTYGKTPTFLTEASCAILNNCQVISDYEDVFYTSVSLQINNISASYNNGQLNISGAFTTDESVNYVCFYNDPATDNADYDAVSWASPVIGGNTFNISMPIDELHQKENTPYVLRLRFCHANGEISKFSYSYRLKNGEPVIEFGDKENYDRANWQVIDFSSEENNEVASNVLDGDANTFWHSRWSQNATTFPHYLVIDMNKVLDVKGFSFLQRDGMRKVKDIEILVSTDNTQWESLGDFQLKDVNTLHHINLVEKKSFRYFKFIANSAFDGQQYAAMAEIKCF; translated from the coding sequence ATGAAATCATTCTATCTTATAATTTCTGTTTATTGTTTTCTCCTTTTACTTGTTCTTTTTACTGGATGTTCAAAAGATGATACTCCTGAGATTGAAGACCCTAAACCGGAAGAAGAAGAAAGCTTCAAATACACTTCAGAAAAGGAATATAATTTAAACGTTGTGTATTTTATACCTACAGATGTAGAAGAACGAAAAGAGTCACATCGAAGGCTAAGTGAGATTCTGTTGCATGGTCAGGAGTTCTATAAAAATAATATGCAGGGGTATGGTTTTGGAAATAAAACGTTCAACATGCTAGTTGATCAGTCTAAAGATCGTGTGAAAATAATTTATTTGAATGGAAAGTATCCTACTTTAAATTACCCATATGAAGGTGGTGGAGCAAAGGTTATTGAAGAAGTTGATGCATATTTTGCAGCTAATGCCGGTGAAAAAAATAGTGAACATACCCTTATTCTTACCCCAGTCGTAGATCATGATAATCCAGATGTGCCTTTTTATGGTTGGGGACGTTATTGTTTCGCATTAGATTATACAGAGATGGATGTTAAGTATTTTGGAAAGAATAGCAAAAGAGGGAATGATGCGACCAAGTATATTGGTGGTTTATTGCATGAGTTAGGACACGGACTAAACCTTCCTCATAATAAAGAAAAACTATCGGAAACGGTTATAAAATCAAAGGGAACAGCATTGATGGGAAGTGGTAATTATACCTATGGGAAGACACCTACGTTTTTGACTGAAGCGAGTTGCGCAATTCTTAATAATTGCCAGGTTATTAGTGATTATGAGGATGTGTTTTATACGTCAGTTTCTCTTCAGATTAATAATATATCAGCATCTTATAATAATGGTCAGCTTAATATATCAGGTGCCTTTACTACGGATGAATCTGTAAATTATGTATGTTTCTACAATGATCCTGCAACCGATAATGCTGATTACGATGCGGTAAGCTGGGCTTCACCTGTAATTGGAGGTAATACATTTAATATTTCAATGCCAATTGATGAATTGCATCAAAAAGAGAATACGCCTTATGTATTAAGATTGCGTTTTTGCCACGCTAATGGCGAGATTTCTAAGTTTTCATATTCATATCGTTTAAAAAATGGAGAACCAGTAATTGAGTTTGGTGATAAAGAAAATTATGACCGAGCTAATTGGCAGGTCATCGACTTTAGTTCTGAGGAAAACAATGAAGTTGCGAGCAACGTTTTGGATGGAGATGCAAATACTTTTTGGCATTCCAGATGGTCTCAAAATGCCACCACCTTTCCGCATTATTTAGTTATTGATATGAATAAAGTATTGGATGTGAAAGGCTTTTCTTTTCTACAAAGAGATGGTATGCGTAAGGTTAAGGATATTGAGATATTGGTGAGTACAGATAATACACAATGGGAAAGTTTAGGTGATTTTCAATTGAAGGATGTCAATACCCTTCATCATATAAACCTGGTGGAGAAGAAAAGTTTTCGTTATTTTAAGTTTATTGCAAATTCAGCTTTTGATGGCCAGCAATATGCGGCTATGGCTGAGATTAAGTGTTTTTAA